The segment GTACTCCTGGCCCACCATGCAGCAGAATGACAGTTTCTTTTCCCCGGTTGGGGTAAATGGTAGTGAACAACCAGGTATCTATGTTCTGGAGTAGTATGTCCATGGCTACTTTAGTAAGGACTTTCTAAAAGCCTCTTGTACGCAGAATCTTTTATGAATAAGTACTTATTTTTCTCTCCTGGCTAAAGTAGCCAGCAGCGCTTTCACACTAGTGGCCATTTCGTGCAGGACCTTTTGCCAGACTTCAGGGTCACCGTTCAGGAAGAACTTCTGGTTTATCTCCAGCTCAAAACCGGCGTACTGGTCATTGCTGAATTTGGTGCGCAGGTACGTAGGCAGGCCATCATCTACCCCGGGATAAGGCGAGTTGTCCAACACCTTGCGATCCAGGTTTTGATTTTGAAGATCGGCTTTAAGTTGGGCGGCAATCTCTTTTTCCCAGGATCTGTCCGGATCAAACAAAATCCCGATCTCCGCTTCGCGCACTTCACCCTCCTTTACCGGGGTAAACGTGTGCACCGCCAGATGCAGGACCTTGTTTCCGGCTTCTACTTCTTCCCTTACTTTTTCCTCCACCTCATCACGGTGCGGGAAATAATACTTGTCCAGAATGGTGTGCTTCTCCTCTTCAGAAAGGTCTTTGGTAAAGTCAGAGAACAGCTCCTCACTGTCTAAGGACCGGTTGTGTTCTACCAGCAGCCGGGAGATAGAAGTAGAGTACAAGGGCAGGTAACAGGCCGTAGCCAGGTGCCGGGCCAGCCGCAGCGCGCCAAAATCAATGGCTTTGTGCGAGTAAAGTTCTTCCTCTTTCCCTTTGAACAGGTGCTCAAACTCAGGCGGAAGTTCATTGCCCGCGTGCTCACAGGTGAGAATACAGGTAACAGGCATAGTGATGGTAAAATTAGTGGTACTTTATTTTACAGCAATTTTCCGAAAAGAAGCTTTGAAACACCGGCTACTTGTGGTGTTCAGCAGGCTTGTGCTAAACGGTGAATCGGATGGTAGATCCCTTGTCAGAAACATCCAGGTGCACCAGCGTCCCGAAGATCATGGCCTTGTTCACCTTCCCGTGGCCGGCCTGAAACCCGAAACAAACCGGGAAGTTAAATTCCTGCACGGCATCCAAAACAATCTCCTCGGGTGTTTTCCCGAAAGGCGGCTCGTCCTCCTCTATTTCTATCAGATCTCCCACCACCAGCCCCCGCACGTAATCAAACTTGCCTGCCTTTTTCAAAGAAGTGAGGTAACTGTCCAGCCGGAATTTGTGCTCCCCTACCTCTTCCAGAAACAGGATTTTTCCGTTTGAATTTACCTCAGAGAGGG is part of the Rufibacter tibetensis genome and harbors:
- a CDS encoding N-formylglutamate amidohydrolase, which encodes MPVTCILTCEHAGNELPPEFEHLFKGKEEELYSHKAIDFGALRLARHLATACYLPLYSTSISRLLVEHNRSLDSEELFSDFTKDLSEEEKHTILDKYYFPHRDEVEEKVREEVEAGNKVLHLAVHTFTPVKEGEVREAEIGILFDPDRSWEKEIAAQLKADLQNQNLDRKVLDNSPYPGVDDGLPTYLRTKFSNDQYAGFELEINQKFFLNGDPEVWQKVLHEMATSVKALLATLARREK